A stretch of the Medicago truncatula cultivar Jemalong A17 chromosome 5, MtrunA17r5.0-ANR, whole genome shotgun sequence genome encodes the following:
- the LOC11426454 gene encoding putative disease resistance protein RGA4 isoform X1 gives MANDFISSNEMLDEEDIANDVWNEIYWRSFFQDFERDVFGEIISFKMHDLVHDLAQSISEEVCFFTKIDDMPSTLERIRHLSFAENIPESAVSIFMRNIKSPRTCYTSSFDFAQSNISNFRSLHVLKVTLPKVSSSIGHLKSLRYLDLSHGQFETLPKSICKLWNLQILKLDYCFSLQKLPNNLIHLKALQHLSLKNCRELSSLPHQIGKLTSLKTLSMYVVGRKRGFLLAELGQLNLKGELYIKHLERVKSVEEAKEANMLSKHVNNLWLEWYEESQLQENVEQILEVLQPYTQQLQRLCVDGYTGSYFPEWMSSPSLIHLGKLRLKNCKSCLHLPQLGKLPSLEVLELFDLPKLTRLSREDGENMFQQLFNLEIRRCPNLLGLPCLPSLKVMIIEGKCNHDLLSSIHKLSSLESLEFEGIKELKCFPDGILRNLTSLKKLMIICCSEIEVLGETLQHVTALQWLTLGNLPNLTTLPDSLGNLCSLQSLILGNLPNLISLSDSLGNLSSLQGLEIYKCPKLICLPASIQSLTALKSLDICDCHELEKRCKRETGEDWPKISHIQYLRGSCFTY, from the coding sequence ATGGCTAATGACTTTATTTCTTCCAATGAAATGTTGGACGAGGAAGATATCGCGAATGATGTGTGGAATGAAATATATTGGAGATCcttttttcaagattttgaGAGAGATGTATTTGGCGAAATTATAAGTTTCAAGATGCACGATCTTGTTCATGATCTCGCTCAGTCAATTTCAGAAGAGGTGTGTTTCTTTACAAAAATCGATGACATGCCTAGTACATTAGAAAGAATCCGCCATCTCTCATTTGCCGAGAATATTCCTGAAAGTGCAGTTTCAATTTTCATGCGTAACATCAAATCACCGAGGACCTGCTACACAAGTTCATTTGATTTTGCTCAATCCAATATATCCAATTTTCGTTCTTTACATGTGCTCAAGGTGACTTTACCTAAAGTGTCATCTTCAATTGGTCATTTGAAGAGTTTAAGGTATTTGGATCTTTCTCATGGTCAATTtgaaactcttccaaaatccaTATGTAAGTTGTGGaatttacaaattttaaaattagacTATTGTTTTAgcttacaaaaattgcctaataATTTGATACACTTGAAAGCTCTACAACATCTATCCTTAAAAAACTGCCGCGAGCTATCAAGTTTACCTCATCAAATAGGGAAGTTGACTTCCTTGAAGACTTTGAGCATGTATGTAGTTGGAAGGAAAAGAGGGTTCCTTTTGGCAGAATTAGGACAATTAAATCTTAAAGGAGAGCTTTACATCAAACACCTTGAGAGAGTGAAAAGTGTAGAAGAGGCTAAAGAAGCCAACATGTTGAGTAAGCACGTGAATAATTTGTGGTTGGAGTGGTATGAAGAATCCCAATTGCAAGAAAATGTGGAGCAGATTCTTGAAGTGCTTCAACCATATACCCAACAGCTTCAAAGATTGTGTGTGGACGGATATACAGGTTCCTATTTCCCAGAATGGATGTCTAGTCCTTCTTTAATACACTTAGGAAAGTTACGTCTCAAAAATTGCAAAAGCTGTTTGCACCTCCCACAATTGGGAAAACTACCTTCTCTAGAAGTTCTAGAATTGTTCGATCTACCAAAGCTGACAAGGTTATCAAGGGAGGACGGTGAAAATATGTTCCAGCAACTTTTTAATCTTGAAATAAGAAGATGTCCTAATTTGTTGGGCTTGCCTTGCCTTCCATCTCTCAAAGTTATGATTATAGAAGGGAAATGCAACCATGATTTACTAAGTTCAATTCATAAACTTAGTAGTCTTGAATCCCTTGAATTTGAAGGTATTAAAGAGCTAAAATGTTTTCCAGATGGGATTCTAAGAAACCTCACTTCTCTTAAGAAATTGATGATTATCTGTTGCTCAGAAATAGAAGTTTTGGGTGAGACTTTACAACATGTGACTGCCCTTCAATGGTTAACATTGGGGAATCTTCCAAACCTGACAACCTTACCAGACTCTTTAGGAAACCTTTGTTCGCTTCAATCATTAATATTGGGGAATCTTCCAAACCTGATATCCTTATCAGACTCTTTAGGAAACCTTAGTTCGCTGCAAGGACTAGAAATTTATAAATGTCCGAAGTTGATTTGTCTTCCGGCAAGCATTCAAAGCCTTACTGCTCTGAAAAGTTTGGATATTTGTGATTGTCATGAGCTGGAGAAACGGTGTAAAAGGGAAACAGGTGAGGATTGGCCAAAAATATCTCACATTCAATATCTTCGAG